From the Accumulibacter sp. genome, one window contains:
- the secB gene encoding protein-export chaperone SecB produces MSEQENPVFAIEKIYIKDFSLEVPNAPQIFLERESPQVSIQLQSNAQGIGEGIFEVTLTTTVTSKIGEKTVFLVEVGQAGIFRVQNVPSENMDPLLSIACPNILFPYAREAVSDAVTRAGFAPVMLQPVNFEALYMSRLQQQQAAAGSAAGEATA; encoded by the coding sequence ATGAGCGAACAAGAAAACCCCGTATTTGCAATCGAGAAGATCTATATCAAGGATTTTTCGCTGGAGGTGCCCAATGCGCCCCAGATTTTTCTCGAGCGCGAGTCACCCCAAGTCAGCATCCAGTTGCAGAGCAATGCGCAGGGTATCGGCGAAGGAATCTTCGAGGTCACGCTGACCACCACCGTGACCTCCAAGATCGGGGAGAAAACCGTATTCCTCGTCGAGGTCGGGCAGGCGGGCATCTTTCGCGTGCAGAACGTGCCAAGCGAGAACATGGATCCGCTGCTGTCGATCGCCTGTCCCAACATCCTCTTCCCGTACGCGCGCGAGGCGGTGTCCGATGCCGTCACTCGTGCGGGCTTCGCGCCCGTGATGCTGCAGCCGGTGAACTTCGAAGCGCTCTACATGTCTCGCCTGCAACAGCAGCAGGCAGCAGCCGGCAGTGCGGCCGGCGAGGCAACGGCCTGA
- a CDS encoding rhodanese-like domain-containing protein, protein MEFVQQNIFLIAIAIVSGGMLLVLTFRRPGGAKAVTASEATMLINRESAQVIDIRDQNEYIAGHLVDSRNIPAASLAERAGELEQFKEKPLILVCQSGARSQVACGTLAKLGFVRVHNLEGGIAAWGEAGLPLKKGARR, encoded by the coding sequence TTGGAATTCGTACAACAAAACATCTTTCTCATTGCCATCGCGATAGTCAGCGGCGGCATGTTGCTGGTGCTGACCTTCCGCCGCCCGGGCGGAGCGAAAGCGGTCACGGCGAGTGAGGCGACGATGCTGATCAACCGTGAGAGCGCCCAAGTGATCGACATCCGCGACCAAAATGAGTACATCGCGGGGCATCTCGTCGACTCGCGCAACATTCCGGCGGCTTCGTTGGCGGAGCGTGCTGGCGAACTCGAGCAGTTCAAGGAGAAGCCGCTGATTCTCGTCTGCCAGTCCGGAGCGCGGTCGCAGGTGGCCTGCGGGACGCTTGCCAAACTGGGCTTCGTACGCGTGCACAATCTGGAAGGGGGTATCGCCGCGTGGGGCGAGGCCGGGCTGCCGCTGAAGAAGGGGGCGCGTCGATGA
- a CDS encoding murein hydrolase activator EnvC family protein, which produces MASIRQTHERFSRTTDEAFGREHGGAIVTSSGSRQARAERNSPATTARTEAPTAFAASNWRCLGLLALLLGALQPAAMAGSRQTAASVDTASAGEVAEKQGNLKSLRSQIEALRRQMSAAEGSRRDAVDQLQEAERAISATQRQLHETGTETERLRTRLNELERQAGDLGRVLNAQQEQLARLLHRQYLRGNPDPVRMFLNGDDPNQLARDLYYLEMIGRARREILREIEANLQRQQALARDTRQQAELLATSEARQREEHARLIAQRQQRQLALSKVSEQIAAQRREIGTLQRDERRLAELVDRLARILAAQASDARRETQRREPARPPEAREPASPAEAAAGDARAVSPPAASRADEAASTTGAAGLARLKGQLRLPTRGSVSNRFGTTRQEGSNWKGLFILASTGSEVRSIAAGKVVFAEWMRGFGNLIIVDHGGGYLSIYANNESLLKNVGEEARLGEVIATVGNSGGNPESGLYFELRHQGRPLDPMAWVGARH; this is translated from the coding sequence TTGGCGAGCATCAGACAGACCCACGAGCGCTTCTCGCGCACCACCGACGAAGCTTTCGGGCGCGAACACGGCGGCGCGATCGTCACCTCGAGCGGCAGTCGGCAAGCGAGAGCGGAGCGGAACAGCCCAGCGACGACGGCGAGGACCGAAGCGCCCACCGCCTTCGCAGCCTCGAACTGGCGCTGCCTGGGCCTTCTCGCCCTGCTGCTCGGCGCTCTGCAGCCGGCAGCGATGGCCGGCAGCCGTCAGACGGCGGCCAGCGTGGACACGGCGTCCGCTGGCGAGGTGGCCGAAAAGCAAGGCAATCTGAAGTCGCTGCGCAGCCAGATCGAAGCGCTTCGCCGGCAGATGAGCGCCGCCGAAGGCTCGCGCAGGGACGCCGTCGATCAGTTGCAGGAAGCGGAGCGCGCCATCTCGGCTACCCAACGCCAACTGCACGAAACGGGGACCGAGACCGAGAGACTGCGGACTCGCCTCAACGAACTGGAAAGGCAGGCGGGTGATCTCGGCCGGGTCCTCAACGCCCAGCAGGAGCAACTGGCACGCCTCCTGCACCGACAGTACCTGCGGGGCAATCCCGATCCAGTGCGCATGTTCCTCAACGGCGATGACCCGAACCAGCTGGCACGCGACCTCTACTATCTGGAGATGATCGGCCGCGCACGGCGCGAGATCCTGCGCGAAATCGAGGCGAACTTGCAGCGCCAGCAGGCGCTCGCCCGCGACACCCGCCAACAGGCCGAGCTGCTCGCCACCAGCGAGGCCCGGCAGCGCGAGGAGCATGCCCGGCTGATTGCCCAGCGACAGCAGCGACAACTGGCTCTTTCCAAGGTTTCGGAGCAGATCGCCGCGCAGCGGCGTGAGATCGGCACCCTGCAGCGCGATGAGAGGCGCTTGGCTGAACTCGTCGACCGGCTGGCGCGAATCCTTGCCGCGCAGGCGAGCGACGCCCGCCGTGAAACGCAGCGGCGCGAGCCGGCAAGACCTCCCGAAGCCCGCGAACCGGCATCGCCGGCGGAAGCCGCTGCCGGCGACGCGCGCGCGGTGTCGCCACCGGCGGCAAGTCGTGCTGACGAAGCGGCGTCGACGACTGGCGCCGCTGGCCTGGCACGGTTGAAGGGACAGCTGCGCCTGCCGACGCGAGGATCCGTCAGCAATCGCTTTGGCACCACGCGACAGGAGGGAAGCAACTGGAAGGGCCTTTTCATCCTGGCCAGCACTGGCAGTGAGGTCCGCAGCATCGCCGCCGGCAAGGTCGTCTTCGCAGAATGGATGCGCGGCTTCGGCAACCTGATCATCGTCGATCATGGCGGCGGCTACCTGTCGATCTATGCCAACAACGAGTCGCTGTTGAAGAACGTCGGCGAGGAAGCGCGCTTGGGCGAGGTGATCGCGACCGTCGGCAACAGCGGTGGCAATCCGGAATCCGGTTTATACTTCGAGCTGCGCCATCAGGGCAGACCGCTCGATCCGATGGCCTGGGTCGGCGCCAGGCACTGA
- a CDS encoding ArsR/SmtB family transcription factor encodes MPIKTSLIDKQEHIEQAARALKSISHPLRLKILCVIGDQEACVQEIVEAVGTSQSNISQHLAILREKGILLARKEAHRVFYRVGDERTLQLIGMMREVFCGG; translated from the coding sequence GTGCCCATCAAGACCAGTCTGATCGACAAGCAGGAGCACATCGAGCAAGCGGCACGCGCGCTGAAATCGATCTCGCACCCGTTGCGTCTGAAGATCCTGTGCGTGATCGGGGACCAGGAGGCATGCGTGCAGGAGATCGTCGAGGCGGTTGGCACCTCGCAGAGCAACATCTCGCAGCATCTCGCGATTTTGCGCGAAAAAGGTATTTTGCTTGCCCGCAAGGAGGCACACCGTGTCTTTTATCGGGTCGGCGATGAGCGGACATTGCAGCTCATCGGCATGATGCGCGAGGTGTTCTGCGGCGGCTAG
- the grxC gene encoding glutaredoxin 3, producing MSVRVPVLMYSTAVCPYCIRAEQLLRARGVAEIEKVRIDLDPERRSEMQVRTGRRTVPQIFIGATHVGGADDLVALDRSGKLLPLLAGESA from the coding sequence ATGAGCGTTCGGGTGCCGGTGCTGATGTACTCGACGGCGGTCTGCCCCTACTGCATCCGCGCCGAACAACTCCTCCGCGCCCGGGGCGTCGCCGAGATCGAAAAGGTGCGGATCGATCTCGATCCCGAACGGCGCAGCGAAATGCAGGTACGGACTGGCCGACGCACGGTGCCGCAGATCTTCATTGGAGCGACCCACGTTGGCGGTGCCGACGACTTGGTTGCACTCGATCGTTCCGGCAAGCTGCTGCCACTCCTCGCCGGCGAGAGTGCCTGA
- a CDS encoding S41 family peptidase: MGKLRQAGLVGAGLLGGVLISLQFSAIADKETRASLPIEELRTFAEVFNAIKSGYVEPVEDKKLITHAISGMLSNLDPHSSYLDADAFKDLQVGTQGEFGGIGIEVGMEDGLVKVVSPIEDTPAYRAGIKTGDLIFKIDDTLVKGLTLTEAVKRMRGKPKSQIRLSIVRKGEAKPINVTLTREVIKVQSVKSKLVEDGYGYLRITSFQENTGAAVVKHLNDLFRNGPLKGLVLDLRNDPGGLLNSAVGVSAAFLPPETLVTSTDGRAPDAKHRYATSPSDYLRGSRDDYIRNLPPEARSVPMVVLVNGGSASASEIVAGALQDHKRAVILGTTTFGKGSVQTVLPLPGNTAIKLTTARYYTPSGRSIQAKGIVPDIVVEESANGTSAERLREANLEHHLDNDKEGGTPAKEAPAKPAKPAPAKPKSSAPKEDADEAVEMPPSRELASKKDYQLNQALNLLKGMQIMKTAR; this comes from the coding sequence ATGGGCAAGTTGAGACAGGCCGGATTGGTCGGCGCAGGGTTGCTGGGCGGCGTGCTGATCAGCCTGCAGTTTTCGGCGATCGCTGACAAGGAAACGCGCGCCAGCCTGCCCATCGAGGAACTGCGCACCTTCGCTGAAGTCTTCAACGCCATCAAGAGCGGCTACGTCGAACCGGTCGAGGACAAGAAGCTGATCACGCACGCCATCAGCGGCATGCTCTCCAACCTCGATCCCCACTCGAGCTACCTTGACGCCGACGCGTTCAAGGATCTGCAGGTCGGAACGCAGGGCGAGTTTGGCGGCATCGGCATCGAGGTGGGCATGGAAGACGGCCTCGTCAAGGTCGTCTCGCCGATCGAAGACACGCCAGCGTACCGGGCGGGTATCAAGACCGGCGACCTGATCTTCAAGATCGACGACACCCTCGTCAAGGGACTGACGCTGACGGAAGCCGTCAAACGCATGCGTGGCAAACCGAAGTCGCAGATCAGGCTGTCCATCGTCCGCAAGGGGGAGGCAAAACCGATCAATGTCACCCTGACCCGTGAAGTGATCAAGGTGCAGAGCGTCAAGTCGAAACTGGTCGAGGACGGTTACGGCTACCTGCGCATCACTTCGTTCCAGGAGAACACGGGCGCGGCGGTGGTCAAGCACCTCAACGACCTCTTCCGGAATGGGCCACTGAAGGGTCTGGTACTCGACCTGCGCAACGACCCCGGCGGCCTGCTCAACAGTGCCGTCGGAGTTTCCGCGGCCTTCCTGCCGCCGGAAACTCTGGTCACCTCGACCGACGGCCGCGCACCCGATGCCAAGCACCGGTACGCGACCTCGCCGAGCGACTACCTGCGTGGCAGCCGGGACGATTACATCCGGAACCTGCCGCCGGAGGCACGTAGCGTGCCGATGGTGGTACTGGTCAATGGCGGCTCGGCATCGGCATCCGAGATCGTTGCCGGCGCATTGCAGGACCACAAGCGCGCCGTCATCCTGGGCACCACCACCTTCGGCAAGGGATCCGTACAGACCGTCCTGCCGCTGCCGGGAAACACGGCGATCAAGCTGACGACCGCGCGCTATTACACGCCCTCCGGTCGCTCGATCCAGGCCAAGGGAATCGTTCCGGACATCGTCGTCGAGGAAAGCGCCAACGGCACCTCGGCCGAGCGCTTGCGCGAAGCCAACCTCGAGCATCATCTCGACAACGACAAGGAAGGCGGTACGCCGGCCAAGGAAGCTCCGGCCAAGCCCGCCAAGCCGGCACCGGCGAAGCCGAAGAGCAGCGCGCCGAAGGAGGATGCGGACGAGGCTGTCGAGATGCCGCCGAGCCGGGAACTGGCGTCGAAGAAGGACTACCAGCTCAACCAGGCACTCAATCTGCTCAAGGGTATGCAGATCATGAAGACGGCGCGCTGA